The Pseudomonas cucumis sequence CTACTGGCGTTGATCGACGACCGCGACCTGCGCGCTGCCGCTGAGGCTGCCGATGCTGAAACCCTGGTGGCCAGGGCGCAGTTGCAGAACGCTCGGGCCACTCTGGAGCGCCAGGCGTCGGTGATCGCTCAGGCCCAGGCCACGGTGTTTTCGGCGAAGGCTGAAATGGCTTTCGCCGAGCATGAACTGAACCGCTACAACCATCTCGCCGGGGTAGGCGCCGGCACGGTGCAGAATGCTCAGCAAGCGCGCACGCGCATCGATCAGGCCTCCGCTCGCTTGGCCAATGCCACGGCGGTGCTGGCGGCGGAACGCAAGCAGGTGGAGATCCTGACCGCCCAGCGTGATGCGGCCGAAGGTGGGCTGAAGCGAGCGCAAGCGGCGCTGGAAATGGCCAGCTATGAGCTGTCCTATACGCGCATCGTTGCGCCCCAGGACGGCATGGTCGGCGAGCGCGCGGTGCGGGTCGGCGCCTATGTCACACCGGGCAGCAAGATTCTGGCCGTGGTGCCGTTGGCGCGGGCCTATGTGGTCGCCAATTTTCAAGAAACCCAACTGACTGACGTACAGCCGGGGCAGAGCGTGCAAGTGCATGTCGACAGCCTCGGTGGCGAAGCTTTGCGCGGCCGTGTCGAGAGCATCGCACCGGCCACTGGCGTGACCTTCGCCTCGGTCAAACCGGACAATGCCACCGGCAACTTCACCAAGGTTGTGCAACGGATTCCGGTGAAAATCGTTCTGGAACCGGGGCAGGCATTGGCCGAGCGGTTGCGGGTGGGGATGTCGGTGGAGGCGAGGATTGATACGGCAAGCGCCAGCGAGCATGAGGTTGCGCAACGATGAACTTTGTTAATCGCACATCCCAGTGGCGAGGGAGCTTGCTCCCGCTGGGCTGCGAAGCGGACCTGAAAATTGCGAGTGCTGCGCACTCGAACGCGAGCAAGTTCCCTCGCCACAGGGTCAGCATTCATTCAGTGGTTTTTGTGTTGAGCCTGTTTTCTTTGAGTGCCTGCACCGTCGGCCCGGACTTCCAGAAACCTCAGCCGCAACAAGTGGCCGAATGGTCGACCCCGTCCAAAGCCGCCGCCAGTGAAGCAGTAACTACCGACATGAACGAACGCTGGTGGGAGGTATTCCACGACCCGAAACTCTCTGCCCTGACTCAACGCGCCCTGACCGACAACCTCGACCTGAAACTCGCCAGCAGTCGCTTGCAGCAAAGCCGCGCCGCGCGACAGGTGATCACCGCCAACCGCTATCCCAACACGGCCGCCACAGGCAGCTACGGGCGCAAACGCAACAGCGGTGAAGGCCTGAACGATCCGTCGGGCAATAACGGCGACTCGGCGTTCAACCTGTGGGACGCAGGCTTTTCCGCCTCCTGGGAGCTGGATTTCTGGGGCCGTGTGCGCCGTGAAACCGAAGCCGCCGATGCCACCCTGGAAGTGGCGGAGAACGATCGTCGCGGCGTGCTGCTGTCGGTGCTCGCCGAAACCGCTCAGGACTACATTCAGCTGCGCGGCGTGCAAAGCACCCGGGCCGTCACTGAGCAGAACCTCGACGTCGCCCGGCATAGTTTGAAACTCTCGCAACTGCGCCTGGCCGACGGTGTTGCGACGGATCTGGACGTTGCCGAAGCCGCTGCGCAAGTTGCGGCCATCGAATCACGTTTGCCGGCGCTGGAGCAGCGTCAGTCGCAACTGATCAACGCCCTGAGTCTGTTGATGGGCGAACCGCCGCAAGCGCTGTCCGCCGACTTATCCACAGACGCCCCGGTGCCGCAAACCCTGCGTCAGGTCGCCATTGGCTTGCCGTCGCAATTGGCCGAGCGCCGCCCAGACATCCGTCAGGCCGAAGCCCGTCTGCATGCCGCGACCGCCAGCATCGGCGTAGCGAAGGGCGATTTTTATCCGCGGATCACCCTGTCGGGCAACATCGGTTCGCAAGCCCTGCAACTGAGCGATTTCGGCTCGTGGGGCTCGCGCTCGTTCGGCATCGGCCCGCAGTTCAGCTTGCCGCTGTTCGACGGCGGTCGCCTGCGCGGCATGTTGCACCTGCGCGAAGCCCAACAACAGGAAGCGGCGCTGGCCTACCAGCAAACCGTGCTGCGGGCCTGGCATGAAATCGACGATCAACTCACCGCCTACAACACCAGCCAACTGCGCCGCGACAGCCTCGCCGAAGCCGTACGCCAAAACCAGATCGCCCTGCGCACCGCGCAACAGCAATACGTCGAAGGGGTGGTGGATTTCGTCAACGTCCTCACCGTGCAGGGCGAATTGCTGGCGACCCAGCAGCAGTGGGTCGAGAGCTCGACCGGGGTGTCGTTGGCAATGGTGGGGTTGTACAAGGCGTTGGGTGGGGGATGGGAGTCGGTGTATCCGGTGGCAGGGATGGCGCGGCGTTGATATGGATGATTTGTAAGGCAGTTAATACGTATCAGCGAGCGTGCTCTTCAAACCAATGATGGCCATCCGCTTGACGCTCACCCCCGCTGTCGTAGACTCCGCTCATCCGTCAGGGAGTTACGGTTATGCGGCGTTTTCGTATTTGGGTTATTGGATTGACCTTTGTAACGTGCGTAGTACAGGCGCAAACGCCTGCGCCAGACGATCCGTTGCTGGAAAACAGCGCGGTCGGCGGTAATGCGTCGGCCAGCAGTGAGGCCCGTGGTGTGCTGCGGGCCCGGGATCAGGCGGTGCTTGCCAGTGAGTTGTCGGGGCGGATTGTCGAGTTGCCGTTCAGTGAGGGCGAGTCGTTCAAGAAGGGCGATACCCTGGCGCGGTTTGACTGTTCGGCTTATCAGGCTCAGCTCAACGCGGCTCAGGCCGCCAGCCGTGGTGCTGGTGAAGAGCTGGCCCACAACAAACAACTGGCGGCGTTGAATTCAGTCGGGCGCTTTGAAGTGGCGCGGGCCGAGGCCAAGGTTAGCGAGATTCAGGCGCAGTCCCAGGTCTATCAGGTTCAGGTCAAACGCTGCAGCGTGGTCGCGCCGTTCGATGGCCAGGTCGTCGAGCGCAAGGTCAAGCGCTATGAAAGCGTTGCCGCTGGTGCGCCGTTGCTGGACGTGGTCGATAACCGCACCCTGGAAATTCACTTGTTGGTGCCATCACGCTGGATGGGCAAACTCAAGCCCGGCCAGACGTTCAGTTTTGTCCCCGATGAAACCGGTCAGCCGCTGGATGCGACGGTCAAACGCCTCGGTGCGCGGATCGATGAAGGCAGCCAGACTTTGCTGCTGGTGGCGGCGCTGCCCAACGCCAACGGTCTGTTGGCCGGCATGAGCGGAACGGCGCATTTCGCGGAGCTCAAATGAACGCCCCGGTGACCGGCGGCGCCGAGCAGGTGTTCGCAAGGTTTCTCGACCTCGAACGTCAGACCCGCGCCGCGCGCACGCCTTCGCAACTGGCTTACAGCCTGGTCAATGACGGCCAGGCGCTGTTCGGTTTCCGCCATGCCGCGCTGTTGATCGCCGGCAAAGTGCAGGCGGTGACGGGCGTCAGTGCCGTGGAACCGAATGCGCCGTTCGTGGCGTTTGTCGAGCAAGCGGTCGCGCAGCTGTTCAAGCTTGAGGTGTTGAAACAGGCGCGGGTGATCGCGCCTCATCTTCTCAGCGAATCGATTCTGGCCGATTGGCAAAGTCTGTCAGCCGCTCAGGTGTTCTGGCTGCCGCTGATCGATCATCAGGGCGAGGTGTTCGGCGGTTTATGGCTGGCGCGGGATGTGCCGTGGAACCCCTCCGAACAAGTGCTGCTGTCGCAACTGGGCGACACCTACAGCCACGCCTGGCTGGCGCAGCAACCGCGCAAGCCCTGGCGATTGCGCTGGACGCGCAAGCGTCAGGTGGCGCTGGTCGCCGTGTTGTTGCTTGGGTTGCTGATCCCGGTGCGCCAATCGGTGTTGGCCCCGGCCGAAGTCGTCCCGTTGGGCGGACGGGTGGTCGCGGCGCCGCTGGACGGGGTGATCGCCGAGTTTCTGGTCAAACCCAACCAGACGGTGAGAACCGGCGATCTGCTGCTGCGCTTCGAAAGCACCACGCTCAAGGCTCAGGCCGATGTGGCCGAGCGCGCCCTGGGCGTTGCCGAAGCGGAACTCAAGGCCAATTCCCAACGCTCCTTCGCCGATGCCGAATCCAGTTCGAAGATCGATCTGCTGGCGGCGCGAGTGGAACAGAAGCGCGCCGAACGGGATTACGCCCGTGAGCTGCTCAAACGCAGCGAAGTGCGCGCCGAGCGAGACGGCATTGCGGTGTTCGCCGACGCCGAACGCTGGACCGGCAAACCCGTGCAAACCGGCGAGCGACTGATGGAAATCGCCGACCCGAACCAGGCCGAGTTGCGCATCGAATTGGCCGTGGGCGATGCGATTGCCCTGGAGCCGGGGGCGCAGGTCGCGCTGTTTCTCGACAGCGATCCGTTACAACGCCACTTGGCGAAACTCGAACGTTCGGCCTACGAAGCGCAGCCCACCGCTGCCGGGCAACTGGCTTATCGACTGGATGCGACGTTCGACGCCGCGCCGCCACGTATCGGCCTGCGCGGTACCGCGAAAGTCTTCGGCGACCGTGCGCCACTGGCGTTGTACCTGTTGCGTCGACCGCTGGCCGGGTTGCGTCAGAGTGTGGGTCTTTAGATGAGCCTGCCAAGCCTGCGGGCGGACCTGCAATTGTCGACGGCGGCCCCGGCCCTTGACGGGTCGCCGCGCTGGACCCTGGCCGACCCGGTGCGTGGGCGTTATTTCAAACTCGGTGCGGCGGCGATGCGCCTGCTGCGTCATTGGTCTTTGGGCGATCCGGAGCAAGTGCTGCGTGCCGCCAACCGCGAGCCGGGGTTGCCGCTGGATGGTGCGGCGCTTGAGCAATTACTGGAGTTTTTGCGCGGCCACGACCTGATCAGCGCCCTCGACCCGTCGCAGCGCGCCAGTTACAGCCTGAAGGCCGCGGCTCAGCGCCAGAGCCTGTGGCAAATCCTGCTGCATCAATACCTGTTTTTCCGGATTCCGCTGTGGCGCCCGGACGCCTTTCTCAATCGCGCCTGGCCGTGGCTGGAGCGTTTCGGCCCGCGCGCATTGCGCTACGGATTGCCTGCGACGCTGGGGCTCGGGGTGTTTCTGGTGTCGCGGGACTGGCAGCGATTCATCGCCACTTTTCCGCACCTGTTCAGCCTCGGTGGTGCGCTGGCGTTCGCTGTGGCGCTGTTTTTCGCCAAGCTGTGCCACGAGTTCGGCCACGCCTTCATGGCCAAGCGCGCCGGTTGTCGGGTGCAGAGCATGGGCGTGGCGTTCATGGTGCTGCTGCCAATGTTTTATACGGACGTCAGCGATGCCTGGCGCGTCAATGATCGCCGGGCGCGGTTGTTGATTGGTGCCGGTGGCGTGCTGGCGGAACTGGTGTTGGCGTGTATCGCACTGCTCGCCTGGTCACTGCTGCCTGACGGCCCCGGGCGCACGGCGGCGTTCATGCTCGCCAGTGCGACCTGGATCACCACGCTGGTGATCAACCTCAACCCGTTCATGCGTTTCGATGGCTACTTCTTGCTCAGTGATTTCTGGGAAGTGGACAACCTTCAAGGGCGGGCCTTTGCCCTATGCCGCTGGCGGCTGCGCGAGTTTTTGTTCGGCTACGCAGCCCCGGCGCCGGAGCCGTGGTCGCCGAAGATGCAGCGCCGTTTGTTGATCTGGGGGTATGGCGCGTGGCTGTGGCGTGCGGCGCTGTTTTTCGGGATTGCGCTGGCGGTCTATCACCTGTTCTTCAAGGTGTTGGGGATTTTCCTGATGCTGGTGGAACTGGTGTGGTTCATCTTCCTGCCGATCCTGAGCGAGTGGCGGCAATGGTGGAGCCATCGCGAACAGGCGCATGCGCCTCGGGTACTGCTCAGCGGTCTGGCATTGCTTGGGTTGGTGTTGCTGCTGGCGTTGCCATGGCGCAGCGCGGTGGAGTTGCCGACGATGCTTGAGGCCGGACGCGCCAGCGCCCTGCACGCGCCGGTGGCGGCGCGGGTCAAAATGGTGAATGTGCACGACGGCCAGATCGTCGCTCAAGGTGAGGTGCTGATCGAGCTGGAATCACCGGATCTGGACTCACGCCAGGCTATCGTGCGTCGCGAAATCCAGATCCAGCAGTTGCAGATGCGTCGTCAGGCCGGCCGCAGCGAAACCGCCGCCGATGCCGGTATCGTCGAACAGCGCCTGGCCGAAGCGGTGGCCGAATATCGTGGCCTGGCCGCCCAGCGTGAACGTCTGCTGCTGCGTGCGCCCCACGGTGGCAAGGTGCGCGATCTGCTGCCCCAGTTAACGGTGGGCCGCTGGCTTTCGACCAAAGATCCTTTGGCACGGGTGGTCGAAGACGGCGCGCGATTGCGCGGTTATCTGGCCGAAGCCGAACTCTGGCGTGTCGCCCCGGGTGCCAACGGGCGGTTCATCGCCGATGACCCGATGCACCCGGCGATCAAAGTGCAATTGAGCGAAATCGATACCAATGGCGTGGCGTATGTCGATCAGGAAGCGTTGACCTCCGATCACCATGGGCCGATTGCCGTGCGCCGGGATCAGCATCAGCGCGCCGAGCCGGTGCAGGCGCAATACGGCGCGCGGTTGAGCATCCTCGAAAATACCCCGACACCGGTGCAACCCTTGCGCGGCATTGTGGTGTTGCAAGGTAGCGGCGAATCCTTGCTGGGCGTTGCCTGGCGGCGCTTGGCGGCTTTGGGGGTCAGGGAAAGCGGTTTCTAAGGGAGAACAGTGATGGCCAATACCGATTCAGTGGCAGCGGACGGCTTGGTGGTCAGGCCTTCGCGGACCTGCGATGGGCCTTTTCTGCACAGCCTTTACCAGGCGGCGCGGCCGGATCTGCAATGGATCGACGGTGAACAGGAGGTGGTTGAGCAGGTGGTTGCCCAGCAATTCAAGGTGCAGGAACAAGGGCTGGGGGAGAACTTCCCCAACGCCATGCATTACGTGATTGAAAAACTCGACACGGCCATCGGCGCGTTGACCACCGATTTCGGCCCCAATGAAATTCGCGTGCTGTACCTGGCCTTTATTCCACAGGCCCGAGGCAAGGGTTACGGTCGGACGGTGTTGCAAGGCGTGCAGAAAGCCGCACAACAAATCCGCTGTCCGGTGGCGACGGTGGTCTGGGCCAATAATCCCCATGCACGCCAGCATTACTTGGCGCTGGGGTTTCAGGTTGAAGAGCGCAACCCGGCGGCGGAGCGGTTGGTGTGGTACCCGACGGGTTGAATACATCACCGCCCCTTGTGGGAGCCAGCCTGCTCGCGATAGCGGTCTGACATTCAACCAATGTCGCCCGTCATGGCCCTATCGCGAGCAGGCTCGCTCCCACATTGAGACCATGTTCAGTTGAACGCGATGTAGAAATATCCCACGTCCGGATCACGCCCCATAGCCGGTACTCGCGAAACAAAAATATCTTCTACCTGACCCAGCTCCGGCAACTCCAGCGCACACAAGCCATCGACAAAGTCGGTGGGTTGCAGGCTGTTGAGCTCGACGCTGAACGGCATGCGCTCGCTTTTGGGCATCTGTGAATGGGGCGTCTCCTTAAGGGAGTCGATATGGATCGGCAATTCACTGCCATCGGGCAGCCGCAGCGTCCCCGTCTTGCCCAGCAGCGCCTGAAAGTGTTGGCTGTGAACCTGTTGCAGCATGGCATCCCTCCATCAAGCAAAAGTGGCCGGGGGATGTGCATCCCCCGGCCAGACCCTCAGTTACGCGAAGGGAACAGTCCGTTCAGGGCGATGCTGAAGTTGAGCACCAGGAACGGGTTCATCACCGTCATGGGCAAACCGTTGCCGGCGGACGAGATTTCCCCCGTCACCGTGCTGGTCACGCCCTTGAGCGGCACGGCCGCGGCACCTTGCTGATCAGAGTAAATACTCGCCGAACCGGGCCCGCCGCCCGAGGCACCAATGTACGAATTGGTCGCGGTCGGGTTGGTGACCGGGTTGCTCGCCGGGCTGGCCAATTGCAGGGTGGTGGTCGCCGTGAGCCCGGCCATGGCGTGGGTGTGGTTGGGCAGATTGTTGATGGTCGCGGTGACGTTCTCGGTGCCGGAGACTTCGCCGATGACGCGCGGGGTCAGGCCCAGGCCGTTGCCCTGGGCCATCGGCATACGGCCCTGCAGGTTGGGCAGCATGAAACTAGTGGTGCCATTGCCTCCATAGTAAGTTCCCAGCAGTGAGAAAAGCGCTTGGTATTGTGAGATCCCCAGCGTCTGGCCGTTGCACAAGGCCCAGCCGTTGGGGGCGAAGTTAAAGGCGAAAGGCTGGATAGTGCCCATGAATACTTCCATAGTTCCTCATCCCTCAGGTTAGTGTCTGATGCGTCACGTTACAGGCCCGGTTATTCGGGCAGTTCGCGCTGATCAGCCGACTCCATTCATCTCCGTGGCTGGGTCACGCCACGCCAAAGCGTAGACGCTGATCGGAATGATTGCCGGACGTCGTCCGTCGCAAGGCCATCATCGACGTTGGGCTCGCGCCTGTCCTACAGTGCTTGGGAAGCTTCGGTTTTCACTTGGCCGTTGCAAGGGGAGATAATGGAGGCGCGCAGAGAAACACCGCTGGGCGACACCCAGGACCCGCATGCGATGCCGGGCTCGTGGGCTACTGCCCGTCGTTTGCTTCGATGGGCGCGGGAACATTGGCTACTGTCGATCCTGGTGTTGGCCACGCTGGTGCGTTTTTACCACCTGACGGCGGCGGCGATCTGGGGCGACGAAGGGGCGAGTCTGTTGCTGAGCCAGTACTCCCTGGCCGGGATCTGGGAACACGCGGCCCATGATGTGCATCCACCCCTGTATTTCATGCTGCTGCACGGCTGGATCGGCCTGTTCGGCGACGGTATTTTTTCGATTCGCAGCCTGAGTGCGCTGTCGGGGATTGCCACGGTTGGGCTTGGCGTCTGGCTGGTGGACCTGCTCGCGACCCGCCGCGCCGCATTGCTGGCCGGGGTCCTGCTGGCGCTGCTGCCCACGGCGGTGCGTTACAGCCAGGAAGTGCGGATGTATTCGCTGCTGGGGCTGTGGCTGATCGGTGCCACGATCGCCTTGGTGTGCTGGATAAAGCGGCCGCAACGCACGCGCTATCTGGTGATTTACACCTTGCTGATGAGTGCGGCGTTCTACACCCATTACTTCACGGCGCTGTGCGTGCTCTGCCACTGGCTGTATCTGGGCCTG is a genomic window containing:
- a CDS encoding HlyD family secretion protein; translated protein: MTTQSKQKVAVGVAAVMAVGVLIYLLAPGLFSKRTQQNTNDAFVSADFTPVAPRVAGFIKDVLVEDNQQVKAGQLLALIDDRDLRAAAEAADAETLVARAQLQNARATLERQASVIAQAQATVFSAKAEMAFAEHELNRYNHLAGVGAGTVQNAQQARTRIDQASARLANATAVLAAERKQVEILTAQRDAAEGGLKRAQAALEMASYELSYTRIVAPQDGMVGERAVRVGAYVTPGSKILAVVPLARAYVVANFQETQLTDVQPGQSVQVHVDSLGGEALRGRVESIAPATGVTFASVKPDNATGNFTKVVQRIPVKIVLEPGQALAERLRVGMSVEARIDTASASEHEVAQR
- a CDS encoding efflux transporter outer membrane subunit is translated as MNFVNRTSQWRGSLLPLGCEADLKIASAAHSNASKFPRHRVSIHSVVFVLSLFSLSACTVGPDFQKPQPQQVAEWSTPSKAAASEAVTTDMNERWWEVFHDPKLSALTQRALTDNLDLKLASSRLQQSRAARQVITANRYPNTAATGSYGRKRNSGEGLNDPSGNNGDSAFNLWDAGFSASWELDFWGRVRRETEAADATLEVAENDRRGVLLSVLAETAQDYIQLRGVQSTRAVTEQNLDVARHSLKLSQLRLADGVATDLDVAEAAAQVAAIESRLPALEQRQSQLINALSLLMGEPPQALSADLSTDAPVPQTLRQVAIGLPSQLAERRPDIRQAEARLHAATASIGVAKGDFYPRITLSGNIGSQALQLSDFGSWGSRSFGIGPQFSLPLFDGGRLRGMLHLREAQQQEAALAYQQTVLRAWHEIDDQLTAYNTSQLRRDSLAEAVRQNQIALRTAQQQYVEGVVDFVNVLTVQGELLATQQQWVESSTGVSLAMVGLYKALGGGWESVYPVAGMARR
- a CDS encoding efflux RND transporter periplasmic adaptor subunit; the protein is MRRFRIWVIGLTFVTCVVQAQTPAPDDPLLENSAVGGNASASSEARGVLRARDQAVLASELSGRIVELPFSEGESFKKGDTLARFDCSAYQAQLNAAQAASRGAGEELAHNKQLAALNSVGRFEVARAEAKVSEIQAQSQVYQVQVKRCSVVAPFDGQVVERKVKRYESVAAGAPLLDVVDNRTLEIHLLVPSRWMGKLKPGQTFSFVPDETGQPLDATVKRLGARIDEGSQTLLLVAALPNANGLLAGMSGTAHFAELK
- a CDS encoding phage tail protein; this encodes MEVFMGTIQPFAFNFAPNGWALCNGQTLGISQYQALFSLLGTYYGGNGTTSFMLPNLQGRMPMAQGNGLGLTPRVIGEVSGTENVTATINNLPNHTHAMAGLTATTTLQLASPASNPVTNPTATNSYIGASGGGPGSASIYSDQQGAAAVPLKGVTSTVTGEISSAGNGLPMTVMNPFLVLNFSIALNGLFPSRN
- a CDS encoding site-2 protease family protein — protein: MSLPSLRADLQLSTAAPALDGSPRWTLADPVRGRYFKLGAAAMRLLRHWSLGDPEQVLRAANREPGLPLDGAALEQLLEFLRGHDLISALDPSQRASYSLKAAAQRQSLWQILLHQYLFFRIPLWRPDAFLNRAWPWLERFGPRALRYGLPATLGLGVFLVSRDWQRFIATFPHLFSLGGALAFAVALFFAKLCHEFGHAFMAKRAGCRVQSMGVAFMVLLPMFYTDVSDAWRVNDRRARLLIGAGGVLAELVLACIALLAWSLLPDGPGRTAAFMLASATWITTLVINLNPFMRFDGYFLLSDFWEVDNLQGRAFALCRWRLREFLFGYAAPAPEPWSPKMQRRLLIWGYGAWLWRAALFFGIALAVYHLFFKVLGIFLMLVELVWFIFLPILSEWRQWWSHREQAHAPRVLLSGLALLGLVLLLALPWRSAVELPTMLEAGRASALHAPVAARVKMVNVHDGQIVAQGEVLIELESPDLDSRQAIVRREIQIQQLQMRRQAGRSETAADAGIVEQRLAEAVAEYRGLAAQRERLLLRAPHGGKVRDLLPQLTVGRWLSTKDPLARVVEDGARLRGYLAEAELWRVAPGANGRFIADDPMHPAIKVQLSEIDTNGVAYVDQEALTSDHHGPIAVRRDQHQRAEPVQAQYGARLSILENTPTPVQPLRGIVVLQGSGESLLGVAWRRLAALGVRESGF
- a CDS encoding GNAT family N-acetyltransferase — translated: MANTDSVAADGLVVRPSRTCDGPFLHSLYQAARPDLQWIDGEQEVVEQVVAQQFKVQEQGLGENFPNAMHYVIEKLDTAIGALTTDFGPNEIRVLYLAFIPQARGKGYGRTVLQGVQKAAQQIRCPVATVVWANNPHARQHYLALGFQVEERNPAAERLVWYPTG
- a CDS encoding DUF6916 family protein codes for the protein MLQQVHSQHFQALLGKTGTLRLPDGSELPIHIDSLKETPHSQMPKSERMPFSVELNSLQPTDFVDGLCALELPELGQVEDIFVSRVPAMGRDPDVGYFYIAFN
- a CDS encoding efflux RND transporter periplasmic adaptor subunit, whose translation is MNAPVTGGAEQVFARFLDLERQTRAARTPSQLAYSLVNDGQALFGFRHAALLIAGKVQAVTGVSAVEPNAPFVAFVEQAVAQLFKLEVLKQARVIAPHLLSESILADWQSLSAAQVFWLPLIDHQGEVFGGLWLARDVPWNPSEQVLLSQLGDTYSHAWLAQQPRKPWRLRWTRKRQVALVAVLLLGLLIPVRQSVLAPAEVVPLGGRVVAAPLDGVIAEFLVKPNQTVRTGDLLLRFESTTLKAQADVAERALGVAEAELKANSQRSFADAESSSKIDLLAARVEQKRAERDYARELLKRSEVRAERDGIAVFADAERWTGKPVQTGERLMEIADPNQAELRIELAVGDAIALEPGAQVALFLDSDPLQRHLAKLERSAYEAQPTAAGQLAYRLDATFDAAPPRIGLRGTAKVFGDRAPLALYLLRRPLAGLRQSVGL